Proteins found in one Herpetosiphonaceae bacterium genomic segment:
- a CDS encoding class I SAM-dependent methyltransferase: protein MAVIDCVTFFNELDILEIRLRELYDTVDRFVLVEATHTHAGQPKPLYFEQHKERFKDWLPKIRHIIVHDLPAGDGLPGTRRREMAQRNAILRGLFDADDTDVVLISDVDEIPRRSHIPRTLDPGVVAVYDQTLSYYNLNTTCTNARWRGTRAAPAADVRALSPHVIRYGLGMPDEHYPRYALVEGGGWHLSYFGDVAHIQQKMTSFLHQELIDDTTTDPGTIAERIAAGVDAYGRDDQQFEIGPAADLPVAVLLDPMRWVHLFHPDWRPDFHEDWYSGTQALVVAELARHAPAGGALVEIGCWEGRSAFVIAQAVAPRTLHCVDHWRGNEAEGDDHPATVAARERDVYRTFRQNMTRLTAGEFVPIILGWEEWITGWRQGNNPAIAFLHLDAAHDYQSVFDCLEAVKPHLIPGAILCGDDWYHREVMMAVTDALGERVQVLGGRLWVYQHD, encoded by the coding sequence ATGGCCGTGATTGATTGCGTGACCTTCTTCAATGAACTCGACATATTAGAGATCCGCCTGCGCGAGCTGTACGACACGGTCGATCGCTTCGTGCTGGTCGAGGCCACGCACACGCACGCGGGCCAGCCCAAACCGCTGTACTTCGAGCAGCACAAAGAGCGCTTCAAGGACTGGCTACCGAAAATCAGACATATCATCGTCCACGACCTCCCGGCAGGCGACGGTCTGCCCGGCACGCGCCGCCGCGAGATGGCCCAGCGCAACGCGATTCTACGCGGACTGTTCGACGCCGATGATACCGACGTGGTGCTGATCTCCGATGTGGACGAGATCCCGCGCCGCTCCCACATTCCCCGCACGCTCGATCCCGGCGTCGTGGCGGTGTATGACCAGACACTCTCCTACTACAACCTGAACACGACCTGCACGAACGCCCGCTGGCGCGGCACGCGCGCGGCTCCCGCCGCCGACGTGCGCGCCCTCTCCCCCCATGTGATCCGGTACGGGCTGGGGATGCCCGACGAACACTACCCCCGCTATGCACTCGTCGAGGGCGGCGGCTGGCACCTCTCCTACTTTGGCGACGTGGCGCACATCCAGCAGAAGATGACCAGCTTTTTGCACCAGGAACTGATCGACGACACGACGACCGATCCCGGCACGATTGCCGAGCGTATAGCGGCAGGCGTGGACGCCTACGGGCGCGACGACCAACAATTCGAGATCGGCCCGGCGGCGGATCTCCCGGTCGCGGTCCTGCTCGATCCGATGCGCTGGGTGCATCTGTTTCATCCCGACTGGCGGCCCGACTTTCACGAGGACTGGTACAGCGGCACGCAGGCGCTGGTTGTGGCCGAGTTGGCCCGGCATGCACCCGCCGGCGGGGCGCTGGTTGAGATCGGCTGCTGGGAAGGGCGCTCGGCGTTTGTGATCGCGCAGGCGGTCGCGCCGCGTACCCTGCACTGTGTTGACCACTGGCGCGGCAATGAGGCGGAAGGCGACGATCATCCGGCGACGGTGGCGGCACGGGAGCGGGATGTGTACCGCACGTTTCGCCAGAACATGACGCGCCTGACAGCGGGCGAGTTTGTGCCGATTATTCTTGGCTGGGAAGAATGGATCACCGGCTGGCGGCAGGGGAATAATCCGGCGATCGCCTTCCTGCATCTCGACGCCGCGCACGACTATCAGAGCGTGTTCGACTGTTTAGAGGCCGTCAAGCCGCACCTTATACCGGGCGCGATCCTGTGCGGCGATGATTGGTATCATCGCGAGGTTATGATGGCCGTGACCGATGCGCTGGGCGAGCGCGTGCAGGTGCTCGGCGGGCGCTTATGGGTGTATCAGCATGACTAA
- a CDS encoding phage tail tape measure protein encodes MAAEIKIVVSSVGSGSALKDAKNDVESLGSAAEKSGGGFSTLQKVGVAGLAAIATATVAAGVGVAKFVTDSVGLAGNFEAGMNAFGAAAGAGFEPGSAALNEFKDLFISLGKELPVSTTEVQEAATTLIKAGIDPAVVKAGALRDSLQFAAAAGMELADAAELTTKMLGTFVPMGASVTEQTEFMANAQELMTKAANASTLDVQKLGDAMLQAAGAVKGAGIDYQDFVTTMGLISPAFGSAAEAGTSFKNLVARFVPSTKAATEAMSGLGLMTTSTTRIMQFLKDNGVEPLGTDIDTLGNQFTEFAVKQGFTAKETQKVWDSFAQSKFFDMDGKFIGMRDAAELLKQSFGGLSDAQRTEALSTIFGNDAKGAAIALISAGSEQYDLFAQKMMEANGVQAQAAATQQGFNFQMENLKGSIEALQIVVGTALLPVLSDFLANYVTPGVNQVMAFAESIANAANPVQALVSSIDQVIPGFSGMLAAAEPIAAFLVSHWQPILAGVAAMLGGAMVAAIASAVASILSLAAPILAAVALGAALYAAWESDWGGIRTVVTNVAGYLGSLISAWLGELSAFWDRHGADILTTAQQAWTSIQQIVTGVLQILDLTIGERLRSATAWVQQHGAEIQLALDIAWAAIKTIVQTALALIQGVINTTLALIKGDWQGALDALQQTQDRILGAIIANFREIFEGIRSAVVTKVQELAAAVPSILLGLASQITGLSPQFISSALSIGGGIITGIINGVKNGVGALVGAVVDAAKRALEAAKDALGIASPSKMFADLVGVPMMQGMALGVTRGAPLVQAAVTQASGGALSTAQQTSSSVVNNFNYSPTYGSAPNNPSADFALMRTLAKAGF; translated from the coding sequence ATGGCCGCCGAAATCAAGATCGTTGTGTCCAGTGTCGGTAGCGGCTCGGCCCTCAAGGACGCCAAAAACGACGTTGAATCCCTCGGCTCCGCTGCGGAGAAATCCGGCGGCGGCTTTAGTACGCTCCAAAAGGTCGGCGTGGCGGGCCTGGCCGCCATCGCAACGGCCACGGTCGCCGCCGGTGTCGGCGTCGCCAAGTTCGTCACCGATAGCGTGGGCTTGGCGGGCAACTTCGAGGCCGGGATGAACGCCTTTGGCGCGGCGGCGGGCGCAGGCTTTGAGCCGGGCAGCGCGGCGCTGAACGAGTTCAAGGATCTGTTTATCTCGCTCGGCAAAGAACTGCCGGTCTCGACGACCGAGGTGCAGGAGGCCGCGACCACACTGATCAAGGCCGGTATCGATCCTGCCGTCGTCAAAGCCGGCGCGCTGCGCGACTCGCTGCAATTTGCGGCGGCTGCCGGGATGGAGCTTGCTGACGCCGCCGAATTGACCACCAAAATGCTCGGCACCTTTGTGCCAATGGGCGCGAGTGTCACCGAGCAGACCGAGTTCATGGCCAACGCGCAGGAGCTGATGACCAAAGCCGCCAACGCCTCGACGCTGGACGTGCAGAAGCTCGGCGACGCCATGTTGCAGGCGGCGGGCGCGGTCAAAGGCGCAGGCATCGACTATCAGGACTTTGTAACGACGATGGGCCTGATCAGTCCCGCGTTCGGCAGCGCTGCCGAAGCCGGCACGTCATTTAAGAACCTCGTCGCGCGGTTCGTCCCATCCACGAAGGCAGCAACCGAAGCAATGTCGGGCCTGGGCCTAATGACCACCAGCACCACGCGGATCATGCAGTTTCTCAAGGATAACGGGGTCGAGCCACTCGGCACCGATATCGACACGCTGGGCAACCAATTTACCGAGTTTGCGGTCAAGCAAGGCTTTACGGCCAAAGAAACGCAAAAGGTCTGGGATAGCTTTGCGCAGAGCAAGTTCTTTGATATGGACGGCAAGTTCATCGGCATGCGCGACGCGGCGGAACTGCTCAAGCAATCCTTTGGCGGGCTGTCTGATGCGCAGCGCACCGAGGCGCTGTCAACCATCTTCGGCAACGATGCCAAGGGCGCGGCCATTGCCCTGATCAGCGCAGGGTCGGAGCAGTACGACCTGTTCGCGCAGAAGATGATGGAGGCGAACGGCGTCCAGGCGCAGGCAGCGGCGACGCAGCAGGGCTTTAACTTCCAGATGGAGAACCTGAAGGGCAGTATCGAGGCGCTGCAAATCGTCGTCGGCACGGCGCTGCTGCCGGTCCTGTCGGACTTCCTGGCCAACTACGTGACGCCCGGTGTCAATCAGGTGATGGCGTTTGCGGAGTCGATCGCCAATGCCGCCAATCCGGTGCAGGCGCTCGTTAGCTCGATCGATCAGGTCATCCCTGGGTTCAGCGGTATGCTGGCTGCGGCAGAGCCGATCGCGGCGTTCCTGGTAAGCCACTGGCAGCCGATCCTGGCTGGGGTCGCGGCGATGCTGGGCGGCGCGATGGTGGCGGCGATTGCCTCGGCGGTCGCCTCAATCCTCAGCCTGGCTGCGCCGATCCTGGCAGCGGTCGCGCTCGGCGCGGCGCTGTATGCCGCCTGGGAGTCGGATTGGGGCGGCATTCGCACGGTCGTGACCAACGTAGCCGGCTATCTCGGCAGCCTGATTAGCGCCTGGCTGGGCGAGCTGTCGGCGTTTTGGGATCGGCACGGCGCGGACATCCTGACCACGGCGCAACAGGCATGGACGAGCATTCAGCAGATCGTGACCGGCGTGCTGCAAATCCTGGATCTGACCATCGGGGAGCGGCTGCGCTCGGCGACGGCCTGGGTGCAACAGCACGGCGCAGAGATCCAGCTGGCGCTTGATATTGCCTGGGCCGCGATCAAAACCATCGTCCAGACCGCGCTGGCGCTGATTCAGGGCGTGATCAACACGACGCTGGCGCTGATCAAAGGCGACTGGCAGGGCGCGCTCGACGCGCTCCAGCAGACACAGGATCGTATCCTGGGCGCGATTATCGCCAACTTCCGCGAGATCTTCGAGGGCATCCGCAGCGCCGTCGTGACGAAAGTGCAGGAACTGGCCGCCGCCGTGCCGTCGATCCTGTTGGGGCTTGCCAGTCAGATCACCGGGCTCTCGCCGCAGTTCATTAGCTCGGCGCTCTCGATCGGCGGTGGGATTATTACGGGTATTATCAACGGCGTCAAGAACGGCGTCGGCGCGCTGGTCGGCGCGGTCGTGGACGCGGCCAAGCGCGCACTTGAGGCAGCCAAGGATGCGCTGGGCATCGCCAGCCCGTCGAAGATGTTTGCGGATCTGGTCGGCGTGCCGATGATGCAGGGGATGGCGCTGGGCGTGACACGCGGCGCGCCACTCGTGCAGGCAGCCGTCACGCAGGCCAGCGGCGGCGCGCTCAGCACCGCACAGCAGACGAGTAGCAGCGTCGTGAACAACTTCAACTACAGCCCGACCTACGGCAGCGCGCCGAACAATCCCAGCGCCGACTTTGCCCTGATGCGCACGCTGGCGAAAGCAGGCTTTTAG
- a CDS encoding CmcI family methyltransferase has product MPKISIITPWSSETLDLLPDYSRAVAGAEVVTVDNASGPATAAALREWHAEHGIYRRNDHNAGFAAGNNQGYARATGDIIVFLNSDVVPAGDWLGMVAADVRDGALYGPELGQQCVGGRWLPYLSGWCIAATRATWEQLIDEWNERDERHAIVGPWDAIYYPGPYWEDNDLCLRALQAGISLVQTAWPIQHKGGRTAGALSRWAESFEANRRTFGDRVWASLKPTQPTPTYATYLNHLYTPSDIQHHLPLLYSLARGNVLELGTRSGVSTAALLAGVEQHGGYVWSVDVDPRSSQVAAGHPLWQFIQGSSIERETVNVLYDHFAKVLPPESNPLINLLFIDTLHTYQHVKAELELWSHWVREGGHICIHDPETFPGVRRAVQEFCDARGWPVTFVLPCNGMAVIEVPPAQPVERAGAAIESYLAGAK; this is encoded by the coding sequence ATGCCTAAGATCTCGATTATCACGCCTTGGTCATCAGAAACGCTCGACCTCCTGCCCGACTACAGCCGCGCCGTCGCCGGGGCTGAGGTCGTCACCGTGGACAATGCCAGCGGCCCGGCCACCGCCGCCGCGCTGCGTGAGTGGCACGCCGAGCACGGGATCTATCGCAGGAACGATCACAACGCAGGCTTTGCGGCGGGGAATAATCAGGGCTACGCACGCGCCACAGGCGATATTATCGTGTTCCTGAATAGCGACGTTGTACCGGCGGGCGACTGGCTCGGCATGGTCGCGGCAGATGTGCGCGACGGCGCGCTCTACGGGCCGGAGCTGGGCCAGCAGTGCGTCGGCGGGCGCTGGCTGCCGTATCTGTCGGGCTGGTGCATCGCGGCGACGCGGGCGACGTGGGAGCAGCTGATCGACGAATGGAACGAGCGCGACGAGCGTCATGCTATCGTCGGGCCGTGGGATGCGATCTACTACCCCGGTCCCTATTGGGAAGATAACGATCTCTGCCTGCGCGCCCTGCAAGCCGGGATCTCGCTCGTGCAGACCGCCTGGCCGATCCAGCACAAGGGCGGGCGCACGGCGGGGGCGCTTTCCCGCTGGGCCGAGAGCTTCGAGGCCAACCGACGCACATTCGGCGATCGGGTGTGGGCGAGTCTCAAGCCGACGCAGCCGACGCCGACCTATGCCACCTACCTGAATCATCTCTACACGCCGTCTGACATTCAGCACCACCTTCCGCTGCTGTACAGCCTCGCACGCGGTAACGTGCTGGAGCTGGGCACGCGCTCGGGCGTGAGCACGGCGGCGCTGCTGGCGGGCGTGGAGCAGCACGGCGGCTACGTGTGGAGTGTGGACGTTGATCCCCGGTCGAGCCAGGTCGCGGCGGGGCATCCGCTGTGGCAGTTCATCCAGGGATCGAGCATTGAGCGCGAGACGGTCAATGTACTGTATGACCACTTCGCAAAGGTGCTGCCGCCAGAATCTAACCCCTTGATCAACCTGCTCTTTATCGACACGCTACACACCTATCAGCACGTCAAGGCCGAACTTGAGTTATGGTCGCATTGGGTGCGTGAGGGCGGCCATATCTGCATCCACGATCCCGAAACGTTCCCCGGCGTGCGTCGGGCCGTGCAGGAGTTTTGCGACGCGCGCGGCTGGCCGGTCACGTTCGTACTGCCGTGCAATGGCATGGCCGTGATCGAGGTGCCGCCAGCGCAGCCGGTCGAACGGGCGGGCGCGGCGATCGAGTCGTATCTGGCAGGTGCGAAATGA